One stretch of Qingrenia yutianensis DNA includes these proteins:
- the cdaA gene encoding diadenylate cyclase CdaA, whose product MNSALTFLLENLKLIRIRDILDVAIVAFVIYKGTKLVRETRAVQLIKGIIILLLAMQVSGWLSLNAINFLLVNTVQVGMVALLVVFQPELRRALEKVGRSSIGKILNSSGSENGTTIANVVTAACAMQSTKTGALIVFEREIKLADVAKTGIAINSDVSPELIINIFVPNTPLHDGAVIIGGNKIKAAACFLPLTQDNTLNQELGTRHRAAIGITEVADCVVVVVSEETGRISLAVNGQINRNITADNLEKTLKSYLVEETNDLKASKDKLIDMVVKRK is encoded by the coding sequence ATGAATTCCGCTTTAACGTTTTTGCTTGAAAATTTAAAGCTTATAAGAATACGCGATATTTTGGACGTTGCGATAGTGGCGTTTGTCATATACAAGGGCACGAAACTTGTGCGTGAAACACGTGCGGTTCAGCTTATAAAGGGCATTATCATACTTCTTCTTGCAATGCAGGTGTCGGGCTGGCTGTCGCTCAACGCGATTAACTTTCTGCTTGTAAACACGGTTCAGGTCGGTATGGTTGCACTGCTCGTTGTGTTTCAGCCCGAGCTTCGCCGTGCGCTCGAAAAAGTGGGCAGAAGCAGTATCGGCAAAATTTTAAATTCGTCCGGTTCGGAAAACGGCACCACCATTGCAAACGTTGTCACTGCGGCGTGCGCAATGCAGTCCACAAAAACGGGTGCTCTTATTGTTTTTGAACGCGAAATCAAGCTTGCGGACGTTGCAAAAACCGGTATTGCCATAAATTCGGACGTATCGCCCGAGCTTATCATAAACATTTTTGTGCCGAACACGCCTCTCCACGACGGTGCGGTTATAATCGGCGGCAACAAAATAAAGGCGGCGGCGTGCTTTTTGCCTTTGACGCAGGACAACACTTTGAATCAGGAACTCGGCACAAGGCACAGAGCCGCCATCGGCATAACCGAGGTTGCAGACTGCGTTGTTGTGGTTGTTTCGGAGGAAACGGGCAGAATTTCGCTTGCGGTAAACGGACAGATTAACAGAAACATCACCGCGGACAACCTTGAAAAAACGCTGAAAAGCTATCTTGTTGAAGAAACAAACGACCTTAAAGCAAGCAAGGACAAGCTCATTGATATGGTGGTGAAAAGAAAATGA
- a CDS encoding CdaR family protein, with translation MRDFFKKDWVIKVISVLVSIIIWIYVVYFQNPQYETWIKGVPVTRSNMSTDFSSGKLKILDSNSDTVNIKVKGTRRTVAKLNNANIKVTADMISVTKDGNYTLGTNVVFPVSGITIVQKEPYNYEIAVDKVATSKLKIEVKKTGTLKSGYEIDTESIIPETVSITAPQSILNTVSKAAVTVDISGKSSDIRGNYLIEFYNASGEKIVNPNISKSVEFAEGYFTLTMTKEVEIVPQPTNAEAIEDAGLSVNINGAKTVKIKGKSNIISQIDKIYTKPFSFASISDGAPRTAELDIPENVSLADGAKKTAEFTLGAK, from the coding sequence ATGAGAGATTTTTTCAAAAAAGACTGGGTTATAAAAGTAATATCGGTGCTGGTTTCGATAATAATATGGATATATGTCGTGTATTTTCAAAATCCGCAGTATGAAACGTGGATTAAGGGCGTGCCCGTTACGCGCTCGAATATGTCTACCGACTTTTCAAGCGGAAAGCTTAAAATTCTCGACTCAAACAGCGACACGGTTAACATAAAGGTAAAAGGCACACGCCGTACCGTTGCAAAGCTTAACAATGCAAACATAAAGGTTACAGCCGATATGATAAGCGTTACAAAAGACGGCAACTACACGCTCGGAACAAACGTAGTTTTCCCCGTTTCCGGCATAACCATTGTGCAGAAAGAGCCGTACAACTACGAAATCGCGGTTGACAAGGTTGCAACGTCAAAGCTTAAAATCGAGGTCAAAAAGACGGGAACTTTAAAGAGCGGATATGAAATCGACACCGAGTCGATAATTCCCGAAACGGTTTCAATCACCGCACCGCAAAGCATTTTAAACACCGTTTCAAAAGCGGCGGTCACGGTGGATATATCGGGAAAATCAAGTGATATTAGAGGAAATTATCTCATAGAATTTTACAACGCGTCGGGCGAAAAAATCGTAAATCCGAACATTTCAAAAAGCGTTGAATTTGCTGAAGGATATTTCACGCTTACCATGACGAAAGAAGTTGAAATCGTCCCCCAGCCGACCAACGCGGAGGCGATTGAGGACGCAGGTCTTTCGGTGAATATAAACGGCGCAAAAACCGTTAAGATAAAAGGAAAGAGCAATATCATTTCACAAATTGACAAAATATACACAAAACCGTTTTCATTTGCGAGCATTTCTGACGGTGCGCCGCGCACTGCAGAGCTTGACATTCCCGAAAACGTGAGCCTTGCGGACGGCGCGAAGAAAACCGCGGAATTTACGCTCGGCGCAAAGTAA
- the glmM gene encoding phosphoglucosamine mutase has translation MGRLFGTDGVRGIANKELTCELAFKLGQAGAKVLTKHTNNAHPKILVGKDTRISGDMLEASLVAGFCSVGAVSVCVGQIPTPAVAYLVRKYKADAGVVISASHNSVEYNGIKFFSNEGYKLSDDLENEIEEYILGGKDLGELPDGCDIGRKRVHETGMRDYTDFAKSCIDVRLDGLKIALDCANGAAFECAKLAFKELGAETLLINNVPDGTNINKNCGSTHIEGLQKFVADNKCDMGFAFDGDADRCLAVDENGNLVDGDKIMVICAKGLKDEGKLKNNTVVATVMSNLGFFKALDKIGINYEQTTVGDRYVLQNMLENGHIIGGEQSGHVILLENNTTGDGLVTALTVASTAAKSKKKLSELAGVVTVLPQVLVNVTVKNEHKNTYSSDSVIKSEIEKLEKKFDGNGRVLIRPSGTEPLIRVMLEGENYDEIKKEAEALADVIRERLS, from the coding sequence ATGGGCAGATTATTCGGTACAGACGGAGTGAGAGGTATAGCAAACAAGGAGCTTACCTGCGAACTTGCGTTTAAACTCGGTCAGGCAGGTGCAAAGGTGCTTACAAAACACACAAATAATGCGCACCCTAAAATTTTGGTTGGAAAGGACACAAGAATTTCGGGAGATATGCTTGAGGCAAGCCTCGTTGCGGGATTTTGCTCGGTCGGCGCGGTGTCGGTATGCGTAGGACAAATCCCCACCCCGGCGGTTGCATATCTTGTGCGAAAATACAAAGCGGACGCAGGTGTTGTGATTTCCGCATCGCACAATTCGGTTGAATACAACGGAATTAAATTTTTCAGCAATGAGGGCTACAAATTAAGCGACGATTTGGAAAACGAAATTGAAGAATATATTCTCGGCGGAAAAGACCTAGGCGAACTTCCCGACGGCTGCGATATAGGCAGAAAACGCGTTCACGAAACAGGTATGCGCGATTACACCGACTTTGCGAAAAGCTGTATAGACGTGCGCCTTGACGGACTTAAAATTGCGCTCGACTGCGCAAACGGCGCGGCTTTTGAGTGTGCAAAGCTTGCGTTTAAAGAACTCGGCGCGGAAACGCTCCTTATCAACAATGTTCCCGACGGCACAAACATCAACAAAAACTGCGGTTCTACCCACATTGAGGGATTGCAGAAATTTGTCGCGGACAACAAATGCGATATGGGTTTTGCATTTGACGGCGACGCGGACAGATGCCTTGCGGTTGACGAAAACGGAAATCTTGTTGACGGCGACAAAATTATGGTTATCTGCGCAAAAGGCTTGAAAGACGAAGGAAAACTCAAAAACAACACGGTTGTTGCAACCGTTATGAGCAATCTCGGCTTTTTCAAGGCGCTCGACAAAATCGGCATAAACTACGAGCAGACAACCGTCGGCGACCGATACGTTTTGCAGAATATGCTTGAAAACGGTCATATCATCGGCGGAGAACAGTCGGGACACGTTATTTTGCTTGAAAACAACACAACCGGCGACGGACTTGTAACCGCGCTTACCGTTGCGTCGACAGCGGCAAAATCGAAAAAGAAACTTTCCGAGCTTGCAGGCGTTGTAACGGTTCTTCCGCAGGTGCTTGTAAACGTTACGGTTAAAAACGAGCACAAAAATACATATTCGTCCGACAGCGTGATAAAAAGCGAAATTGAAAAACTTGAGAAAAAATTTGACGGAAACGGCAGAGTGCTTATCCGTCCTTCCGGCACCGAACCGCTCATAAGGGTTATGCTCGAGGGCGAAAACTACGACGAAATCAAAAAAGAAGCGGAGGCGCTTGCGGACGTTATCCGCGAAAGACTTTCATAA
- a CDS encoding aminotransferase class V-fold PLP-dependent enzyme, whose product MIYLDNSATSLIKPKEVYSAMLDCMKNYAANPGRSGHRLSAKAAEKIFECRENLCGMFGADDPNRFIFTQNATESLNLAIRGFLKNGGHVVLTQMEHNSVIRPVFTLEKDGITHTVAEADVFGRVSPESIKNAIKPDTKMIAATHVSNVCGTVNDIEEIGKIAKEHNIAFLVDAAQSAGVLPIDIKKQNITFLSLTGHKALLGPQGTGALYVGDDSLVPLKTGGTGSYSKLPYQPDDLPDKYESGTLNTVGICGLNEGLKFIKKVGTENIFEHEMHLTSHLLENLSVMRGISVQGYMSAAHRSGVVSITSDKKTPSEISHILNTEYDIAVRSGYHCAPFAHKALGTFDTGSVRISLGAFNTKNDIDAFCSALYNITR is encoded by the coding sequence TTGATATATCTTGACAACAGCGCAACAAGCCTGATAAAACCGAAAGAAGTATATTCGGCAATGCTTGACTGTATGAAAAACTATGCCGCAAATCCCGGACGTTCGGGGCACCGTCTTTCGGCAAAAGCCGCCGAAAAAATTTTTGAATGCCGTGAAAATTTGTGCGGTATGTTCGGTGCGGACGACCCGAACCGATTTATTTTTACGCAAAACGCAACCGAAAGCTTAAACCTTGCAATAAGGGGATTTTTAAAAAACGGCGGTCACGTTGTTTTGACGCAGATGGAACATAATTCGGTTATACGTCCTGTTTTCACGCTCGAAAAAGACGGAATTACGCACACGGTTGCGGAGGCGGACGTGTTCGGGAGGGTATCGCCCGAGAGCATAAAAAATGCGATAAAACCCGACACGAAAATGATTGCCGCAACGCACGTTTCAAACGTATGCGGAACGGTTAACGACATTGAGGAAATCGGAAAAATCGCAAAGGAGCATAACATTGCCTTTTTGGTTGACGCTGCGCAGAGCGCAGGAGTTTTGCCGATTGATATAAAAAAACAAAACATCACGTTTTTGTCACTCACGGGACACAAGGCGCTTTTGGGACCGCAGGGCACCGGCGCGCTGTACGTCGGCGACGACAGCCTTGTTCCGCTTAAAACGGGCGGAACGGGAAGTTACTCAAAGCTTCCGTATCAGCCGGACGATTTGCCCGACAAATACGAGAGCGGAACGCTTAACACCGTGGGAATTTGCGGTCTTAACGAGGGGCTTAAATTTATTAAAAAAGTCGGAACGGAAAACATTTTCGAGCACGAAATGCACCTTACGTCGCACCTTTTGGAAAATTTGTCGGTTATGCGCGGAATAAGCGTTCAGGGATATATGTCAGCCGCGCACCGGAGCGGAGTTGTGAGCATAACGTCGGACAAAAAAACGCCGTCCGAAATATCGCATATTTTAAACACCGAATACGACATTGCGGTGCGTTCGGGATACCACTGCGCGCCGTTCGCACATAAGGCGCTCGGCACGTTCGATACCGGCAGTGTGCGCATAAGCCTCGGCGCTTTTAATACAAAAAATGATATTGACGCCTTTTGTTCGGCATTATACAACATCACAAGGTGA